The Neorhodopirellula lusitana genome segment GCAACTCGAATCCAACCTCGGCAGCGATCCAGTTTGGATCAGCAGCAGTAGCGTGGGTGCCCGGGTTGCCGGCGACATGATCGGTCGTGCGGCAGGTGCTTTGTTCGCCTCGCTATTGTGCATCATCGGCTACATCTGGTTCCGATTCCAACGCGTCATCTACGGTGTCGCCGCGGTCGCAGCATTGCTTCACGACGTGTTGATCACGCTCGGTGCCATCGCGGTCAGCTACTGGCTCGCCGATGCACTCGGTTTCCTATTGATCGACCCGTTCAAGATCTCGCTGACTGTTGTGGCGGCGTTGCTGACCATCGTCGGTTACTCGCTGAACGATACGATCGTGGTCTTTGACCGTATTCGTGAAACCAAGGGCAAGGCTCCTCGCCTGACCGGCGAAATGATCAACACCAGTATCAACCAAACGCTCAGCCGAACGTTGCTGACCTCGATCACGACTCTATTGGTTGTGGTCCTGCTCTACGCCATCGGCGGAGAAGGCATCCACGCGTTTGCGTTTGCATTGGTCATCGGTGTGCTGGTCGGTACTTACAGCTCGATGTTCATCGCCAGCCCGATCTTGTTGTACTTGGTCAACCGCAACGCGAAGAGTGCGGCCAACCACTAAAAGCGAGGTTCAGGGCATTCGCTTCCCCGCGACTGCCTAGCTCGACTTGAGAGTCATCAACCCTCTGTTTTTGCTTAGTCAGAAACAGAGGGTTTTTCGTGCGCGGTGGGCGTTTGGCAACGCGATTTGACGGTCACTCGCGTCAACGCTGGCTAGCGAACACCTTCAACCCCACGAAATAAGATCCGTAGCCGGACTCGCCAAAGTTCAGGCAGACCAAAGTTCAGGCAACCCAGAGTTCAGACGCCCCAAAGTCCAGACACCCCAGAGTCCAGGCGGTTCAGTTCGATAACCGAACGGAAGCTCAGGCAAAGTAACGATCCCCGAAGTCTGGCGACATCGGCTACCACCTGATCGCAAAGTCGTTTCGGTAGGAGACTTGGCACGGTTGAGTTCATAGCGAAGCCTCTTCCCAGATTCCATCACAACTTTCGGTGGGAAGTCGCCCTCCGTAGGTGTTTTGCCGTGCTCCAGCAAGTATCATCAAAGGCGGATTCCAGCCCACTCTTTCCCCACCTCCCAACCTGCCTGATTGAATATGAAACTGTTTCTGTTGTTGTTAGTCACTTTCGCAAGCGTTGCGAACGCGGATTCACTGGTCTTTGAAGGTGATTCCGGCCCAGGCGTTGGCAAGCACATTGTCTTCCTAGCCGGCGACCACGAGTACCGATCTGAAGAATCACTACCAGCGGTGGCACGGTTACTCGCCAAGCATCACGGTTTCAAATGCACGGTTCTGTTCAACATTGATCCCAAGACAGGGGAAATTGCTGCGGGCAAGCCATCCTTAATGCCAGGCATGGAAGCTCTCGACACCGCGGACCTGGCGGTAGTCTTCCTTCGGTTCCAAAACCTGCCCGAGGATCAAATGAAACACTTCGATGATTATTTGAAACGAGGTGGTCCCGTGGTCGGTTTGCGAACTTCGACGCACGCTTTTCAAATTCCCGAAGGCAAGCCGTTCGAGAAGTATTCTTTCCGCAGCAAAGCGGACGGCTACGAACTCGGTTTCGGTCACCAGGTCCTAGGCCAGACGTGGGTTGGCCACTACGGTCGCAATCACGTCCAGAGCACTCGCATCACCGTGATCGATGAAATGAAAGATCACCCCATCCTGCGAGGCGTCAAGGATGTTTGGGTGCAAGCGGGAGCGTATGTCGGCAAACCCACCGACGGCGACATCCTGACAATGGCTCAACCACTCGAGGGCATGACGCCAGATTCGCCGATCGTCGAATCACTGCCGCCACAACCTTCGGAATGGACCCGCACCTACCAATCCGAATCCGGAAAGGAAGGACGCGTGCTGACATCGTTGTACGGAACCCCGGAAGACTTCACCAACGAGGGCTATCGCCGAATGATGGTGAACGGCATTTTCTGGGCACTGGGGATGGAAGACTCGATCACGCCGGACCTGGACGTCTCGCTGGTCGGACCATTCAACCCGAACACGTTTGGCAATCAAACGCACGCCTTGGGCATCAAGCCAGAAATGTATGAAGGATTCGAAAGCCCGATTCCCGCCAACAACAACGTGAACCGCCCCGGCAATAAAAAAGCAGCCAACAAGAAAAAGGCGGCTAACTAGCCAGCAGTTCAGTCCGCCTTAAGGCGAACACGCTCCAGCCAGCATTCGAAAACGCCACCAGACCGGCCCCTGAAGCCGTTCGGGTGGCGTTTTAACGAGCCTATTGCGATCGGCGGGCGAGTTCTTTTGATCCCCCCACCGCTTCCTCGTGTCTTCACTTCACGCTGGAATTTGCGATACCGTCCGGTCCCTTTTTTGCCTGGCGGGTTTCTAAAACCAAGACGCATTTCCTTCCGTAGCGTCTGATAATCGGCAAATGCTGCCGATTCCTTCCCCTCTGTTTGATGGACAAAACAAGATGAATCGATCTTTCCGTATACTTGCCCTGGTTGCCTGCTTCGCTGCCACTGTCGCGACGACCACAACCGCCTCCGCCGAACAAGCCACACAGTCACCTGGGCTGATCGCGGGCGATCCCGTTGGGGCCTTCCAGGTCACCAAGCTTGGCGGTGCTGAAGATGATGGTGTCGATGCCGGCCAAACCCTGTGCTACCGCTGCAAGTACGGCCTCAGCCCCATGGTGATGGTGTTCACCCGCTCGACGGACGAGTCGGCAGCCAAGTTGCTATCAAAGTTCGACGAAACGATCGGTGCCTACCAGGACCAAAAGCTGAAGGGACTGGTCACGTTGATCGGTGGCAGCCCAGCTGAACTGAAGACTCAAGCTGCGGCGATTGCTGGAAGCCTGAACACCAAGCACGTTCCTGTCGTGATCGCCAAAGACAGCAAAAACGGTCCTGCCTCTTACAAGCTCAACAAGGACACGGAAGTAACGGTTGTGTTGATCAACCAATCCCAAGTCGTCGCTCGTCACGATTTCGATGTCGACAACATCGACCCATCGGCTCTGAAGCACGAAATCGACGCAATGCTGCAGTAGCCTTTGTGAAGATTGCCCAGTTTGAACCGTGAGTTTTTCTGCGGGAAAACACGTTCAAAATCCGATCTGGCGGGCGTCAAACCGTGTAAGTATCATGCCCACAACGGCTTACATTCGAAGCCGTTTTGTGAAGGTATGATTGAGATTCGGTTATCGACAGATTTTCCACGAGTTGTCAAAGTCGGATTGCCGATCCAACTAACAGTTCAGCTGACTGAGTTGGATCGGTTCTCCCGTAAATTGCACGGCCCCGGAACAGGCACCGCCCTAGTCGGTTTCCTTCTCTTGAAACTTGAGCAAAACGGTTTGACTTGTTTGCTAGCAATCCTAGAATCACCGTCCATGTCGCGGGGGATCTAAGAAGCTAGCGACAATCCAATTTCGAGAACCGTACCTGTGCCTCACGAGCTTTGGCTTGAGCGGATTTCAGAGGTTTATCGTTCATCAAAGGCGGCTGGTTCGGTCGCCTTGTTTTCATCATCCAAGAGGGAGTTGTCGCTACCGGTATGTCATCGACGC includes the following:
- a CDS encoding ThuA domain-containing protein, with amino-acid sequence MKLFLLLLVTFASVANADSLVFEGDSGPGVGKHIVFLAGDHEYRSEESLPAVARLLAKHHGFKCTVLFNIDPKTGEIAAGKPSLMPGMEALDTADLAVVFLRFQNLPEDQMKHFDDYLKRGGPVVGLRTSTHAFQIPEGKPFEKYSFRSKADGYELGFGHQVLGQTWVGHYGRNHVQSTRITVIDEMKDHPILRGVKDVWVQAGAYVGKPTDGDILTMAQPLEGMTPDSPIVESLPPQPSEWTRTYQSESGKEGRVLTSLYGTPEDFTNEGYRRMMVNGIFWALGMEDSITPDLDVSLVGPFNPNTFGNQTHALGIKPEMYEGFESPIPANNNVNRPGNKKAANKKKAAN